The DNA window GTCCGATTTCCGCCGCCGCTGATCTTCGTGGGAAGCCTGTTGCTGGGACTGCTGGCCGACCGACTGCTTCGCCTTCCCTATCTGGTCGGGACCTGGCCGCAGACGCTCGGCTGGGTGCTGGTGGTGCTCGGTGGAGTGTTCATCGGGGCGGCGCTCGGCTGGTTCTATTCGGCCGGTACGAACCCCGAACCGTGGAAGCGCGACAATGCCCTCGTGACGAAGGGCTTCTACCGGATCACGCGCAACCCGATGTATCTGGGCATGGCGCTGGCCGGCTTCGGGATCGCACTGGTGCTGGGTAGCTTCGGAGCGTTGGGCGGCGTCGCACTGGCGATCGTGCTCGTCGATCGTTTCGTGATCGTGCGCGAGGAAAGGCATCTGGCGCAGATTTTCGGCGAGGCGTATACGGCGTACCGCCAGCGCGTGCGTCGCTGGATCTGAGGGCGTCTATGCATAACGATTCTCCCGCGACCCTGCGCAATCGTGCGCCGATCGCCGCTATCCTTGCCGAAGAATTGCCTGATGAAGGGCTGATCCTGGAAGTAGCGAGCGGCGGCGGAGAGCATGCGACCTTTTTCGCCGCCGGGTTTCCGATGCTGGGATGGCAGCCCAGCGATCGCGAGCCGGAGGCCACCCAGGCGATCCGCGCGCGCGCGGCTGGGCTAGGGCTGAAGAATCTTCGAGTACCGATCGTGCTCGATGCTGCTTTGGCGCAATGGTCGGTTCACGAGGCTGATGCGATCCTTTGCATCAACATGGTCCATATCAGCCCATGGTCTGCGACGACCGGTCTGTTCGAGGGTGCATCGAAGGTGCTCGGAGCCGATGCGCCGTTGATCCTTTACGGTCCGTATATCGAGGACGAGGTCGAGACCGCGCTTTCCAATCTCGATTTCGACCGCAGCCTCAAATCTCGCGACCCGCGCTGGGGAATCCGTCACCGCGAGGAAATAGACGCGCTGGCCGAAGAGACAGGCTTCAAGTGCACGCGACGCGAGGCGATGCCGGCCAACAATCTGCTGCTGGTCTATCGCAAGCAATAAAAAGGCCGGCACAAGCGGCCGGCCTCTTGAAGGTGTATTTGCGAGCGAATCAATCGATCGCGTCTTCTCCGGCTTCGCCGACCGACTCGATATCCTGGCCTACGCCTTTGACCGTGTTGCAGGCCGTGGCGCCAAGGGCGAGGGCAACGGTGCCCGTTGCGATGAGAATTTTGC is part of the Alteriqipengyuania halimionae genome and encodes:
- a CDS encoding methyltransferase family protein, with the translated sequence MPIIDEDSPQVRFPPPLIFVGSLLLGLLADRLLRLPYLVGTWPQTLGWVLVVLGGVFIGAALGWFYSAGTNPEPWKRDNALVTKGFYRITRNPMYLGMALAGFGIALVLGSFGALGGVALAIVLVDRFVIVREERHLAQIFGEAYTAYRQRVRRWI
- a CDS encoding DUF938 domain-containing protein, translated to MHNDSPATLRNRAPIAAILAEELPDEGLILEVASGGGEHATFFAAGFPMLGWQPSDREPEATQAIRARAAGLGLKNLRVPIVLDAALAQWSVHEADAILCINMVHISPWSATTGLFEGASKVLGADAPLILYGPYIEDEVETALSNLDFDRSLKSRDPRWGIRHREEIDALAEETGFKCTRREAMPANNLLLVYRKQ
- a CDS encoding entericidin A/B family lipoprotein; amino-acid sequence: MVRKILIATGTVALALGATACNTVKGVGQDIESVGEAGEDAID